In Acidimicrobiales bacterium, the following proteins share a genomic window:
- a CDS encoding PspA/IM30 family protein, translated as MLKLLRRMSRYLTALLTGKFNEMADPKVQLEQALIEAQEQHRRLTEQAANVIANQKQAELRLNRALQELEKVNGSARKAVMMADEAAKRGDAAKAAEYTRAAESFAQRLISVEKEVEDLKALSLAAAQASDQAKGAVSQNSMALQKKLAERQKLLSQLDQAKMQEQMNTAMASLSQTIGQDVPSLEEVRDKIEQRYSKALGHAELQGESVETRMLEVEHAQMDSEAQARLSEIRSQLGLAAPGEAEGTPTPEVQPGSGSAS; from the coding sequence ATGCTCAAACTCCTCCGACGGATGAGCCGCTACCTCACGGCGCTGCTCACCGGGAAGTTCAACGAGATGGCCGATCCCAAGGTCCAGCTCGAGCAGGCCCTCATCGAGGCGCAGGAGCAGCACCGCCGCCTCACCGAGCAGGCGGCCAACGTCATCGCCAACCAGAAGCAGGCCGAGCTACGCCTGAACCGGGCCCTCCAGGAGCTCGAGAAGGTGAACGGGTCGGCCCGCAAGGCCGTGATGATGGCCGACGAGGCCGCCAAGCGGGGCGACGCGGCCAAGGCGGCCGAGTACACCCGGGCGGCCGAGTCGTTCGCCCAGCGCCTCATCTCGGTCGAGAAGGAGGTGGAGGACCTGAAGGCCCTCAGCCTGGCGGCGGCCCAGGCGTCCGACCAGGCCAAGGGGGCCGTCAGCCAGAACTCCATGGCCCTCCAGAAGAAGCTGGCCGAACGCCAGAAGCTCCTGTCCCAGCTGGACCAGGCCAAGATGCAGGAGCAGATGAACACGGCCATGGCCAGCCTGTCGCAGACCATCGGCCAGGACGTCCCCTCCCTCGAGGAGGTGCGCGACAAGATCGAGCAGCGCTACTCCAAGGCCCTCGGCCATGCCGAGCTCCAGGGGGAGTCCGTGGAGACGCGGATGCTCGAGGTCGAGCACGCCCAGATGGACTCGGAGGCCCAGGCCCGCCTGAGCGAGATCCGCTCCCAGCTGGGTCTGGCCGCACCGGGGGAGGCAGAGGGCACGCCGACACCCGAGGTGCAGCCCGGGAGCGGCAGCGCGTCGTAG
- the proB gene encoding glutamate 5-kinase has protein sequence MIVVAKIGSSSLTDRHGEIDGHAIAKLCAEVAGLRGMGHKVVVVTSGAIAAGQPALGLVGARPADLVTLQAISAVGQSRLMRVYDDTLGSHGLIGGQVLLAPLDFMRRKHYLHARATLNRLLELGVVPVVNENDAVADDEIRFGDNDGLAALVANMVDAAVLVLLTDTAGMLTADPRLVHDASLIEEIVEVDHELERLAGAPGTERGSGGMASKLAAAKMASWSGVRAVIAAADRPGVLAGAVGGDPGVGTVVRPHDRRLPARKLWIAFAVGHRGTVTVDEGAQRALVERKTSLLPAGVVKVEGTFDPDDAVEITGIDGRVFAKGLSRHPSSRLLEWAGRRTSDLPRDLPHEVVHRDDLVIFPS, from the coding sequence GTGATCGTCGTCGCCAAGATCGGGTCGTCGTCCCTCACCGACCGGCACGGCGAGATCGACGGCCACGCCATCGCCAAGCTGTGCGCCGAGGTCGCCGGCCTGCGCGGCATGGGCCACAAGGTGGTGGTGGTGACGTCGGGGGCCATCGCCGCCGGGCAGCCCGCCCTCGGCCTGGTCGGCGCCCGGCCCGCCGACCTGGTGACCCTCCAGGCCATCTCCGCCGTGGGCCAGAGCCGCCTGATGCGGGTCTACGACGACACCCTCGGCTCCCACGGCCTCATCGGCGGCCAGGTCCTGCTGGCCCCGCTCGACTTCATGCGCCGCAAGCACTACCTCCACGCGCGGGCGACCCTGAACCGGCTCCTGGAGCTGGGCGTGGTGCCCGTCGTCAACGAGAACGACGCGGTGGCCGACGACGAGATCCGCTTCGGCGACAACGACGGCCTGGCCGCCCTGGTGGCCAACATGGTGGACGCGGCGGTCCTGGTCCTCCTCACCGACACGGCCGGCATGCTCACCGCCGACCCCCGGCTCGTCCACGACGCCTCGCTCATCGAGGAGATCGTGGAGGTGGACCACGAGCTCGAGCGCCTGGCCGGCGCCCCCGGTACCGAGAGGGGGAGCGGAGGGATGGCGTCCAAGCTGGCGGCGGCCAAGATGGCCTCCTGGTCGGGCGTCCGGGCCGTGATCGCGGCGGCCGACCGGCCCGGCGTGCTGGCCGGCGCGGTGGGAGGCGATCCCGGCGTGGGCACCGTCGTCCGCCCCCACGACCGCCGCCTGCCGGCCCGCAAGCTGTGGATCGCCTTCGCCGTCGGCCACCGGGGGACGGTCACGGTGGACGAGGGGGCACAGCGGGCGCTGGTGGAGCGCAAGACGTCCCTGCTGCCGGCCGGCGTCGTGAAGGTCGAGGGCACGTTCGACCCCGACGACGCCGTCGAGATCACGGGCATCGACGGCCGGGTGTTCGCCAAGGGACTGTCCCGGCACCCCTCGTCGCGACTGCTGGAATGGGCGGGCCGACGGACGTCCGACCTGCCCAGGGACCTGCCCCACGAGGTCGTCCACCGTGACGACCTGGTGATCTTCCCCAGTTAG
- the obgE gene encoding GTPase ObgE produces the protein MNFVDEAQLHVKAGGGGAGAVSFRREAHVAKGGPDGGDGGDGGDVWLVADPNVASLLAFRDHPHRRAASGAHGQGKARHGATGSSTDVSVPVGTVVKDLDGTVVADLSRPGDRWVAAAGGRGGRGNARFLSNRRRAPSFAEQGEVGEEHWYDLELKLVADVALVGFPNAGKSTLISRISAAKPKIADYPFTTLVPNLGVVRVGDRELVVADVPGLIEGASEGKGLGHQFLRHVERARALVLLIDLAPADPTDPAMAPAEQVRVLLDELGSHQPELLDRPRLVVGSKADSATSGWDGPPISAVTGAGLPELVGRMAELVTEARAAEVAAAGASSGFVIHRPEPEGVVVERGPDGAWVVRGRRAERAVAVNDITNAEALDYVQHRLKRMGVDRALARAGARSGEAVHIGGFTFEYEPDQVLEP, from the coding sequence ATGAACTTCGTCGACGAGGCCCAGCTCCACGTGAAGGCGGGCGGCGGCGGCGCCGGCGCGGTGTCGTTCCGGCGGGAGGCGCACGTCGCCAAGGGCGGTCCCGACGGCGGTGACGGCGGTGACGGCGGCGACGTGTGGCTGGTCGCCGACCCCAACGTCGCCTCCCTGCTCGCCTTCAGGGACCACCCGCACCGGCGGGCGGCCAGCGGGGCCCACGGGCAGGGCAAGGCCCGCCACGGCGCCACCGGGTCGTCCACCGACGTCAGCGTCCCCGTCGGAACGGTGGTGAAGGACCTGGACGGGACCGTCGTCGCCGATCTGTCGCGGCCGGGCGACCGCTGGGTGGCCGCCGCCGGCGGGCGCGGTGGCCGGGGCAACGCACGGTTCCTGTCCAACCGGCGCCGGGCGCCGTCGTTCGCCGAGCAGGGCGAGGTGGGCGAGGAGCACTGGTACGACCTGGAGCTGAAGCTGGTGGCCGACGTGGCGCTGGTCGGCTTCCCCAACGCCGGCAAGAGCACGCTCATCTCGCGCATCTCGGCGGCCAAGCCCAAGATCGCCGACTACCCGTTCACCACCCTGGTCCCCAACCTGGGCGTCGTGCGGGTGGGCGACCGGGAGCTGGTGGTGGCCGACGTCCCCGGCCTCATCGAGGGCGCCAGCGAGGGCAAGGGGTTGGGCCACCAGTTCCTGCGCCACGTGGAGCGGGCCCGGGCCCTCGTCCTGCTGATCGACCTGGCGCCCGCCGACCCCACCGACCCCGCCATGGCGCCCGCCGAGCAGGTGCGGGTCCTGCTGGACGAGCTGGGCAGCCACCAGCCCGAGCTGCTGGACCGGCCCCGGCTGGTGGTCGGCAGCAAGGCCGACTCGGCCACGTCGGGCTGGGACGGCCCGCCCATCTCCGCCGTCACCGGCGCCGGCCTGCCCGAGCTGGTCGGCCGCATGGCCGAGCTGGTCACCGAGGCGCGGGCCGCCGAGGTCGCCGCCGCCGGGGCGTCGAGCGGGTTCGTCATCCACCGCCCCGAGCCCGAGGGCGTGGTCGTGGAGCGGGGCCCGGACGGCGCCTGGGTGGTGCGGGGCCGCAGGGCGGAGCGGGCGGTGGCCGTCAACGACATCACCAACGCCGAGGCGCTGGACTACGTCCAGCACCGCCTCAAGCGCATGGGCGTGGACCGGGCCCTGGCCCGGGCGGGCGCCCGTTCCGGCGAGGCGGTCCACATCGGCGGGTTCACCTTCGAGTACGAGCCCGACCAGGTGCTCGAGCCGTGA
- the rpmA gene encoding 50S ribosomal protein L27 — MSKTKGGGSTRNGRDSNAQRLGVKVFDGTVVRAGAIIVRQRGTRFHPGINVGRGGDDTLFATSDGHVKFGSRKGRKLVDVLPAAEA; from the coding sequence ATGTCGAAGACCAAGGGTGGGGGCTCGACCAGGAACGGCCGCGACTCCAACGCCCAGCGGCTCGGCGTGAAGGTGTTCGACGGCACCGTGGTGCGGGCGGGGGCGATCATCGTGCGCCAGCGGGGCACCCGATTCCATCCCGGCATCAACGTCGGCCGTGGCGGTGACGACACCCTGTTCGCCACCTCGGACGGCCACGTCAAGTTCGGCTCCCGCAAGGGCCGCAAGCTCGTCGACGTCCTCCCCGCCGCCGAGGCCTGA